A region of the Flavobacteriaceae bacterium MAR_2010_188 genome:
ACAACGCAGCAGATTTGCTGAATAATATGAATATTTAAAACCTAAGAAAATGACTAATAATAAAAAACACCTTCATAATCTTGATGAACTTTCGGATTATAAAGTAGCAGATGGATATCCGAATGTTAAAGGTTGGTCCGTTAAAGATAAAGATAACCGAGTTATAGGTGAAGTAGAGAATCTATTGGTTAATCTAGAAGCTCAACGAGTGGTATATCTTGATGTAGAAGTAGATAAAACTATTCTTGATGCTAATTATGACCCATACTCTTCTTCAGCTCATTCTGAAGTAAGAGAATTCATAAATAAAGACGGAGAAAATCACGTTATAATTCCTATTGGATTGGTGGATATTAATGAAGCTCAGAAATTTGTATATACCCAGACCGTAGACCACCGTACTTTTGCTGAAACTAAGCGATATAGACAAGGCAGCGACATTAATAGAAATTATGAAGTGGCAGTCCTCGATTCCTATAACAGACATGACGATAAGAACCAACTTAGCGAAGACCAAGTTAGATCTATTGTCCGAGATGAAGTTAAAGGATTAGATACTACCAATAGTAAAGAGAAGGAATATCGAAATGATAATAAGGTAAGAGAAATTGTTCGGGATGAAGTTCATTCTATCGATTCTACCAAGAGCCGAAGTGAATATATTGAGGATGAAATCGCTAGTCTTGAAGAGAGAAAAAATTCTAGACTCTCAGATGATAGAAAGAGGCTTCATAGAGATGATTTTGACAGGAAGGATTCAGATCATAAAGACCATAAAGGTTTAGATTTCGACCACGATAATGACGGGAATCCAAATATTACGGATCCAGACTATTATAAAGAAAAAGGTAGAAAGCTAAAAAATACAGATTTCGACCATGATAATGATGGGAACCCAAATATTACGGATCCAGATTATTATACCCGAGATAAATCTAAAGGTAGAAGAACGGATTTTGATCATGATAATGATGGAAACCCTAACATATCCGACAGAGATAATTACGACAGAGATAAGTCAAACTCTAGAAGAAACGATTTTGATGATGATAACGATGGAAATCCAAATATAACAGATCGCGATTATTTCGATAAAGATCGTTCTAAGAACAAAGGAATTGACTTTGATAATGACAATGACGGCAATCCTAATATAACAGACCCAGATTATTACGAGGAAAAGTTAAAAGGCAGCAAACATTATGATAGTGATAACGATGGGATTCCAGACGATATGGATTCTGATACTTATGATAATGATTTAGAGAGAAGACGTCGCAATAATGACATAGATGATGATGACGATTTCTATGATAGAAGAGAATTTAGAAACCAAAGATTCCGCAAGGATTAACTGTCACATTTATTGAAAAAAATAATGCCCTCCAAATGGAGGGCTTTATCATTTAGGACTGAAACCCCAACATTGAAAGATTTTATAATAAAAGACTTAATTTTATAGCAAAGAAAAATTATGAAAATGAAAAATTTATTTAGTTGCGCTACTCTTTTGTTTTTAATGAGCATTAGCTGCACTGACGAATCAAAAAATACCGATACCGCAGAAGAAACTACTCAAGCATCAAAAGATAGTATCAAAAATGAAGAAGCCGAAAATAAGAACGGCTACGAGATTATAGTACCAGATTTATCAATTGCTTGGGGATTTGTTTTTCTTCAAGATGAATCTATGCTTATTGGAGAACAAAATGGCGATTTAATCCTTTTTAAAGATGGGAAAAAGTCTGATGTCACTGGTATGCCAGAAGTCTATCATCGTGGTCAGGGAGGATTGTTAGACATAAAACTTCATCCTAATTATAAAGATAACGGGTATATCTATATCACCTACGCGTCGCCGACGGGCAGCGGAGATGGTGGTAACACCGCAATCATGAGAACCAAATTAAATGGCACTGCATTAACTGATCAAAAGGTACTTTATAAGGCTGAACCTAATACAACTGCAGGACAACATTTTGGTTCTAGAATCGCTTTTGATGATGAGGGTTACCTTTACTTTTCAGCGGGAGAACGTGGCAATAGGGATGACAACCCACAGGACATCACCAGAGATAACGGTAAGATTTATCGTCTTAAGGATGATGGCACTATCCCTAATGACAATCCTTTTTATAACCAGAGCGGTGCTAAAAAAGCAATCTATTCTTACGGACACAGAAACCCACAAGGAATGGATATTCACCCCACAACAAGAAAGATTTGGACTCATGAACATGGACCTCGTGGTGGTGACGAAATAAATATCATTAAAAAAGGAGCAAACTATGGTTGGCCAGTAATCAGTTATGGAATCAATTACGATGGAACTCCTTTTACCGACATAACCGCGAAAGAAGGCATGGAACAACCTATACATTATTGGGATCCATCTATTGCACCTAGCGGAATGGCTTTTATAACTAGCGATAAATATCCAGGTTGGAAAGGAAATCTATTGATTGGCTCATTAAAATTTCAGTATGTTGCCAATTGTTTTATAAATGGTGATAAGGTTACCAAAGAAGAAAAGTTGCTGGAAGGTATTGGTAGGGTTAGAACGATTAATCAAGGACCAGACGGATATATCTATGTGAGCGTAGAAAATGTTGGTATTGTTAAATTGCTTCCTAAATAATTCAAACGGTTATTAACAAATTGGTTGCATTTTGCATTGAATAAGTTTAGTAGTTCGAAGCTATCCGTAAAGATGTAATTGGTTAAATTTGCCCGAACCATAATTGATTTTAATGCTCATAATTGGAATAGCCGGTGGCACAGGATGCGGTAAAACTACTGTAGTTAAGCAAATCCTCAATGAATTACCAAAAGGCCAAGTGGGGGTTATTTCCCAAGATTCTTATTATAAGGATACAAGTCATTTAGCGTATGAAGAAAGGATAGCCATAAATTTTGACCATCCCCGTTCTATCGATTTTGAATTATTAGAAGAACATCTTCAGCAATTAAGGCTAGGAAAATCAATTGAGCAGCCGGTTTACTCTTTCATAGAACATAACCGAACTGGCGACACTGTAACCACAAGACCCAGAAATGTAATGATTGTTGAAGGGATATTAATCCTGACCAATCCAGAATTACGGGAAATGTTCGATATAAAAATTTTTGTGCATGCAGATAGTGATGAGCGTTTAATTAGAAGATTAAAACGAGATATTACTGAAAGAGGTCGGGATTTGGATGAAGTTTTAAATCGTTATCAGAACACTTTAAAACCGATGCATCAACAATTTATCGAGCCGATGAAAGAATACGCCGATATCATAATTCCTAATAATAAATACAACACTGTTGCAGTTGATATTGTGAGAACCATCATTAATCATAGATTATAGTGACAAAAAAGAAGAATCCAAATAGTAAATATTACAAACCGTTTAAGAATATGTTTGTGATTATTTTATTGGCATTCGCAGTATGGATGTTTTTCTTCGATGCTAACTCATGGCTAATCCATCACGAGCTAAACAACGATATTGATGATTTAGAACAAGAAAAAGAATACTACCAAAAGGAAATTGCTAAGGATAATAAGTCAATCAAAGAACTTAGTACGGACGACGGTATAGAAAAATTAGCTAGGGAAAAGTATTATATGAAGAAGGAGAACGAAGAAATCTATATTATCGAATATGAAGATAGTATTGCAAATGACGATGACTAATGGCAGATTCTCTTTTTGATGAGTTTTCTAAAGTTTCAACAAAACAGTGGAAACAGCAGATTCAATTTGATTTAAATGGTCTAGATTATAACAATGCCCTAATTTGGAATAGCCCCGAAGGAATTGATGTAAAGCCTTTTTACAATGAGGATGATGCGGTCTTTCATGAAAAAGATTCACCAGAAGCCGAAAAAAGGGAATGGTTTATCACAGATTCTATCTTTGTCGCGGATGTTTCCAGGTCTAATGAAAATGCGCTAGATAAAATAGAGAGAGGAACAGAATCCATAAAATTTATTATTCCTGACGAAAACGTCGACTTCTCTTTACTAATTAAAGGCATCAATCCTACAACCTGTAAAATTCAGTTAGAGTGTTTGTTCTTGTCTTCAAACTATGTTCAAAAAATTCAAAAGGAACATAAGGAAATCTTATTTCATACGGATATAATCGGCAATTTGGCCCGTTCGGGCAATTGGTTCAAGAATTTAAAGGAAGATTATGCAGAGCTTTCTTCAATTTCAAAATCATCAAATTCTATTTCTATTGATACTACATTGTATCAAAATGCTGGCGGACTTATCCAGCAACAACTTGCTTATGGCTTGGCTCATTTGAATGAATACCTCAACTATTTTGAAACTAACAAATTGTTTAAAGATGAATTGAATGTTCATTTTAAAATCGCTGTCGGTTCAAACTATTTTTTCGAAATAGCCAAGGTTCGGGCTTTGCGGATATTGGTTAAAGAACTTTCGGTTTTATACAATTTCAAAATTAATCTCAAAGTTCACGCAATCCCTTCAAAAAGAAATAAAACTATTTACGATTACAATACCAATCTACTAAGAACTACGACGGAATGTATGAGCGCCATCATTGGAGGTATAGATTTTATTGAAAATCTTCCTTACGATGCTCTTTATCATAAAAACAACGAATTCGGAGACAGGATTGCTAGAAACCAATTGCTTATCCTAAAGCATGAAAGCGGGTTCGAAGAGACCGCAAATTCAGTTGAAGGGTGTTATTATATCGAATCCATCACCAAGCAACTAGCAGAAAAAGCCCTTACAATTTTTAAGGAAATTGAAAAAAACGGTGGCTTTCTAGAAAATTTGAAGACGAATAAACTTCAATCAAAAATCAAAGAATCCGCGGATAAAGAACAAAGTCGTTTTGATTCTGATGAGAAAAAATTGGTGGGTACCAACTTTGTCATTAATACAAAAGATAGGATGAAGGATGAGCTTCAACTTTACCCATTCATTAAAAGACATGCGCGTAAAACACTGATTCAACCAATTATTGAACGCCGACTGTCCGAAGAGTTAGAGAAAAAGAGATTAGAAGAAGAAAATTAAATATTAGAAAATTACGATGAAGATTAGATATATAAGTTTGCTTTCCCTTTGCCTGCTCTTGGCCGTTGGGTGTAATGATGAGGAAAAGAAAACAGAAAAGCCAACCACCGTTGTTTCTGAACCAAAAGAAAACATCAATCAATTTTTACTAGAAGAAGATGGAATCAAGATTACTCTTCCTGACGGTTTTCAACGTTATTCGGCGGTAGATTTTCAGACCTATCTAAAAGAAAATTATAAGAAAGAGGAATTGAATTTTGAAAGTGAAAGATTCAAACAACTCCGAAATATGGATGGCACACTTTACATTTTTGTGAATCTAGAGAACCATTCGGTATATACCATCAACAGTACGCCGCCCACAGATTTAGACAATATAGATGCTCAGGATTTATTGGGAATGGTTCAGTCCAAACACGCTGAGGTAGAAAAAGTAACCAATAGGAAATACGAAAAGGTGACCGCGAAATTCAGCGACCTATCGTCAAATAAAATCTTTAAAGCAGTTTATAAAGTTACCGGTAAGGATATTAAAGAGCCACTTTATTCTCATTCCTATATTATTAGCAACGCTGGTAAAACTTTATATATCAACCTTTATTCGCCTGGTGAATTAGATTTTGATCCATATATTGAAAAAATGAGATTTTAATGCCTAGAAAAGATGTTCAAAGTATAAATCTGAAGACTTCAACCCTAACTAAGGGAAATGTAGAAGATACTCCTTACGAACATCAGGGTTTTGCTGCTGGCATTGTGCCTTATTTGCGTGGCCCATATTCTACTATGTACGTTATACAACCTTGGACTATTAGGCAATACGCCGGGTTTTCTACAGCAGAAGAAAGCAATTCGTTTTATAGAAGAAATCTAGCCGCAGGTCAAAAAGGATTGTCCGTTGCGTTCGATTTACCTACCCATCGTGGATACGATTCTGATCACGAAAGAGTAGTAGGTGATGTTGGTAAGGCTGGCGTAGCGATAGATTCGGTGGAAGATATGAAGATTCTCTTCGACCAGATTCCGCTAGACAAAATGTCGGTTTCAATGACCATGAACGGGGCGGTTCTTCCTATTATGGCATTTTATATCGTCGCCGCAGAAGAACAAGGTGCTGATATTAGAAATCTTTCTGGAACTATTCAAAACGATATCTTAAAGGAGTTTATGGTGAGGAATACTTACATCTACCCTCCTTCTCCTTCTATGAGAATTATTTCGGACATTTTTGAGTACACCAGTAAAAACATGCCTAAATTTAATAGCATTAGTATTTCTGGCTACCACATGCAAGAAGCTGGGGCAACTCCAGAAATCGAACTGGCCTACACTCTTGCAGATGGACTGGAATATATTAGAACAGGTCTCGCCGCAGGTATGGACATTGACACCTTTGCTCCTCGCCTTTCCTTTTTCTGGGGAATCGGTATGGAACATTTTAAGGAAATTGCAAAGATGCGTGCAGCAAGAGTGCTTTGGGCAAAATTGGTGAAGCAATTTAATCCTAAGAACATCAAATCGATGTCACTGCGAGCGCATTGTCAGACTAGTGGATGGAGTCTTACTATGCAAGATCCGTTTAATAATGTTGCCAGAACCTGTATAGAAGCAACTTCGGCGATTTTTGGTGGAACTCAAAGTCTTCATACTAATGCGTTGGATGAAGCAATTGCCCTGCCCACCGATTTCTCGGCAAGAATTGCAAGAAATACCCAAGTTTATCTTCAATATGAAACTGAAATAACGAAAACAGTTGACCCTTGGGCCGGAAGCCATTTAGTCGAAAAACTTACGGATGAAATCATTAAAAACGCATGGGAGTTAATTGAAGAAGTTGAAGAATTAGGCGGAATGACAAAAGCTATTGAAGCGGGCATACCGAAAATGAGAATAGAGCAAGCTGCAGCAAGAAAACAAGCCAGAATTGATAGCGGGATTGATATTATTGTGGGAGTTAACAAATTTCAGCTTGAAGAAGAAGACCCAATCACCACTTTGGAAGTTGATAATCAATCGGTGAGGTTGCAGCAAATAAATCGCCTAAACCAAATCAAAGAACAAAGAGATGCATTATCAGTCAAAGAATCTTTAGAAAAGCTGAAGCATTCTGCGAAAAAAGGAGAAGGAAATTTATTAGCTTTAGCTGTTGATGCAGCGAGAAATAGAGCAACCTTGGGAGAGATAAGCGATGCGCTAGAAGAAGCATTTGGCAGGCATAAGGCACAAATAAAATCATTTTCTGGAGTGTATAGCAAGGAAATTAAAAACGACGATTCTTTTGAAAAAGCAAAACAGCTATCTGATCAGTTCGCAGAGATGGATGGACGTAGACCACGGATTATGGTTGCAAAAATGGGCCAAGACGGCCATGATCGTGGCGCCAAAGTTGTCGCAACAAGTTATGCCGATCTCGGTTTTGATGTCGATATAGGTCCATTGTTTCAAACACCTCAAGAAGTTGCTAAGCAAGCGGTAGAAAATGATGTACACGTACTCGGGATATCATCACTTGCGGCAGGTCATAAAACATTGGTGCCTCAAGTAATTGAAGAACTAAAAAATTACGGCAGGGAAGATATAATGGTAATTGTTGGAGGTGTTGTGCCTAAACAAGATTATCAATTTCTATTCGACGCGGGAGTTATGGCGGTTTTCGGGCCAGGAACAAAAATCAGCGAAACCGCAATTACGATATTAGAAATATTGATGCAATCTCATCAAGAATAGATTAGAGGATTCTATTCTAACTTTATCAAATTCAACTACTTTTTAAAGTGGTCTTCACGTCTTTGAACGCTTATTTAAAATTTATACTGCGAAGATTCCTATCTTTCCTTTTAACTTATATAGAAAAATTCCTTCAAATTACTTATATTGTAATTTACATTATACAAAAAAGTTCAACAAAAAACTCCACAATTTGAAAACTCTGAAAATTAATTTTAGCTACGCCTTGGCGTTTGCCTGTTCATTCTTATTCCTGACCTGCAAAGAAACCAAGACGGTAGTTACAAGCACTCCGCAACAGGAAACCACAGTTATTAAGACCGAGGTCGATGCGGTAAAAGACATTCCTTTTAATCCAGAGGTAAAAAAAGGAACATTATCCAATGGCCTTACCTATTATATTAAAAATAATGATAAACCAGAAGATAAAGTAGAGCTGCGATTAGTGGTTAACGCTGGTTCAATTCTAGAAGATGATGATCAGTTAGGTCTTGCCCATTTCATGGAACACATGAATTTTAATGGAACCAAGAATTTTGAAAAAAATGAGCTGGTAGATTATCTACAAAGTATAGGAGTGAAATTTGGAGCGCATCTCAACGCCTATACAAGTTTTGATGAAACCGTTTACATCTTACCAATTCCAAGCGACGATCCAGAAAAACTTGAAAAAGGTTTTCAGATTTTGGAAGATTGGGCGCACAATGCTCTTCTAACCGATGAAGAAATTGATAAAGAACGTGGTGTAGTGTTAGAAGAATATAGATTAGGTCAAGGAGCAAGCGAGAGAATGATGCAGAGATATCTCCCAAAAGTTATGTATGGCTCAATGTATGCTAAGCGTTTGCCAATTGGGACTAAAGAAAATTTAGAAAACTTTGAATATGAAAGTCTAAGACGATTTTACAAGGACTGGTATTGTCCGGATTTAATGGCAGTAGTTGCCGTGGGAGACATTGATGTTGCAACTTTAGAAGCTAAAATAAAATCCCATTTCGGCTCAATTCCAAAACCGACGAGTCCGAAACCAAGAAAGTCTTTCGAAGTGCCAAACCACCAAGAAACACTTATCGCGATAGAATCAGATAAGGAATCTTCCTATAGTCAGGTTCAGGTTTTGTTTAAAGACCCAAAAGTTCCGACTCCAGATACAACAATAGAAGATTACAAAAAACTAGTCAAAGAATGCTTATTCGCTCAAATGATTAATAATCGTCTCGAAGAACTAGTGAACAGCTCCAATCCACCATTTGTGTACGGTTATAGTTATTATGGCGGAACTTGGGCAAGAAATAAAAATGCTTACCAATCCTTTGCAATGACTTCCGAAACAGGTCAGCTCAATGCGCTAAAAACATTGTTGGTCGAGAACGAAAGGGTTAGAAAGCACGGCTTCTTTGAAGCTGAATTAGAAAGAGCTAAAAAGGATATTATTTCTAGACTTGAAAAGTCTTACAAAGATAAAGACAAAACAGAATCTAGCAGATTGGTAGATGAATATGTCTACAATTATCTTGAAGACGTGCCAATGCCGGGAATAGAATGGGAATATAAATATTATCAAACCGTATTGCCTACCATCAAAATAACTGACATAAATGGATTAATTGACAACTATTTAAGAGAAGATAATAGAGTAATTGTTTTAACAGGTCCAGAGAAAGAAGGTCTTAGCTTAGTTACAGAACAAGAAATAAACGGAATGTTGTCTGCCTTAAAGACAATGGACATTGCTCCTTATGAAGATCAAGTGGTTGCAACCTCGCTGATTACCGAAGCTCCAACTGCGGGTAAAATATTAAGCGAAACCAAAAATGAAAAACTCGGTACAACAACACTTAAATTGAGTAATGGGGCAACTGTTACCTATAAGGTGACAGACTACAAGAATGACGAAATTCTGTTCGACGCCTTCAGCTACGGAGGAACCTCACTCTACTCGATAGAAGACTATAAAAAAATTGGGTATGCAAATGGTGGTCTAAGTGAAGCCGGCATAAATGGATTTGATAAAACTGCTTTAGGAAAGATGATGTCAGGTAAAATTGTAAATGTTAGACCGAGTATCGGTACTTATAGCGAAGGCATTTCTGGAAGCTCAACGCCAAAGGATTTAGAAGAACTTTTTCAAATGACGCATTTATATTTTACAGCACTAAATAAAGACCAAAAGGCATTTGACTCATTTGTTGAAAAACAAAATGCTTTTCTATCGAACATGATGTCTAATCCTCAAAATTATTTTTCCAATGAAATGGGTAAATATATGTATGGGGATAACCCAAGATATTTAGGTTTTCCGACACCCGAAAGTATGAGCGCTTCCGATTATAACTTGGCTTATGAAAAATATATAGAGCGCTTTGAAGATGCAGGAGATTTTAAATTTTATTTCGTTGGTAATATTGATGAACCTAAATTTAAGGATTATGTGACCAAATATATTGCTAGTCTTCCAACCACTAATTCTAACGAAAAATATGTTGTAGATGAATTTAGGCCGCTTACAGGATCACATAAGAAAGTTGTAGAAAAAGGTCAGGATCCAAAAAGCTCTGTGCGTATCACCTATCATGGACCAACTGAATACAACGCAAAGGAAGACCACGCCCTGGCAAGCTTAGGTGAGATTCTTTCAATTAAGTTAACTGAAAAATTACGTGAAGAAGAAGGAGGGGTTTATGGTTCTGGTGTTCGAGGAAATATTTCTAAAACTCCTTACGGGTGGTTCACTTTTAATATCTCGTTTCCTTGTGGACCAGAGAATGTTGAAAAGCTGACTGCTGCAACTTTAGCAGAAGTAGATAAACTGATCAAGGAAGGTCCGACTGAAAAAGATTTGGCGAAAATCAAAGAATCCCAGCTTTTAGAATACAAGGAAGACCTTAAACAAAACAGATTTTGGTTGAATACTTTAAAGAATGCGGATTATGAAAAAAAGGATGCCGCTAAAATTTTTGAGTTCGAAAAAAATGTAAATAGCATGACCAAGGACTATTTACAAACTGTAGCAAAAAAATATCTTACAACTGGCTATTCTAGGAATTCATAACCCAAAGACAATGTAAATAATTGAAAATTATTCTTATAAAAGGCAGCTATTCGCTGCCTTTTTTGTTGACCACTTGTTAACAACTATGCTTTAGATAACGTCTATTTAATTGTACTTTTACCGAGATAAAATCAAATCGATTAATGGGTAAAATCATTGCCATTGCGAATCAAAAAGGTGGAGTAGGAAAAACCACAACCTCTATAAATTTAGCCGCTTCATTGGGTGTTTTAGAGAAAAAGGTTTTGTTGATAGATGCGGATCCGCAAGCGAATGCAACATCTGGTCTAGGCATCGATGTAGAAGGTGTAGAAGTTGGTAGTTATCAACTTTTTGAACATACCGTAGAAGCCAAAGACTGCATTCTTAAAACAGAATCTCCCAATCTCGATATCATACCGGCGCATATAGATTTAGTCGCTATAGAAATTGAATTGGTAGACAAGGACGAGCGGGAATCTATGCTTAGAAAGGCAATTATAGACTTAAAGGACACTTACGACTACATCTTAATCGATTGTGCACCATCACTAGGTTTACTAACCTTAAATGCCTTGACAGCAGCAGATTCAGTAATTATTCCTATTCAATGTGAATATTTCGCTCTCGAAGGTTTAGGGAAACTGTTAAATACCATCAAGAGTGTACAGAAAATACATAACAAGACGTTAGATATTGAAGGTTTGTTATTGACCATGTACGATTCTAGGCTGCGACTTTCTAACCAAGTAGTAGAAGAGGTTAAAAAACATTTTACCAATATGGTTTTTAAAACTATTATTCAGCGAAATGTAAAATTAGGTGAGGCCCCTAGTTACGGTGAGAGCATCATCAATTATGATGTTAGCAGCCGTGGTGCCGCAAACTATTTAAGTTTGGCCAAAGAAATTATAAATCTAAATGAAGACTGATGGCAAAAGCGACCAAGAAACAAGCATTAGGAAGAGGTCTTTCTGCTTTGCTCAATGACCCAGATTCTGATATAGTAACTGCAAAAGACAAAAATGCCGATAAGGTCATTGGCAATATTGTAGAATTGCACTTGGCAAATATTGAAATAAACCCATTTCAGCCTCGAACTAATTTTAATGAAGAAACCCTAAGAGAACTTTCTAGTTCTATCCGTGAGCTCGGTGTTATTCAACCGATTACGGTTAGGAAAATCGACTTCAATAAATTTCAACTTGTATCTGGGGAGAGAAGATTAAGAGCTTCCAAATTGGCAGGATTAGAAACCATTCCATCATATATCAGAATTGCCAATGATCAGGAGTCATTAGAAATGGCCTTGGTTGAAAATATTCAGAGACAAGATTTAGACCCAATCGAAATCGCGCTTTCTTATCAGAGACTTATCGATGAAATTAATCTCACACAAGAAGAGATGAGCGAACGAGTTGGTAAAAAACGTTCTACAATCGCTAATTACCTTCGACTTCTAAAATTAGACCCAATTATACAAACTGGTATGCGCGATGGATTTATCTCTATGGGGCATGGTAGAGCAATTATAACCATTGAAAACCAGGATTCTCAGCTTAATCTTTACGAACAGATTCTGTCTAAAAAACTGTCTGTAAGAGAGACAGAAGCCTTGGTAAAAGATTTTCAGAATAAAAAGAATGGGTGGGCAAAAGCTAAAGATGATCAGCCCGCTTACGTTGAAGCTGGTGAGAAGGAGTTTTCAGAATTCTTTGGCCATAAAATAAAAGTGAGGGTTTCTAAAAATGGGAAAGGCAGCATTACCATACCTTTTCATTCAGAACAAGATTTTCTTAGGCTCAAAAAATTAGTAGAGGGTGCTAAATAAGTCGTTATATACGCTATTTTTTATCTGTTCGATTTATCTCTCGAGCTACTCCCAAACCTCTACCGATAGCCTCGTGGTCGAACCTAGATCGGCAATTGAAGTTGATACTATTCCAAACGATATAGATCCTCTTTCGCCAGCCAAAGCCGCATTTTATTCGGCAGTATTACCAGGTCTTGGTCAAGCTTATAATAAAAAATATTGGAAAATTCCAATCGTACTTGGCGCTATAGGAACCGGTATTGCAATCTTTGACTTCAACAACAAACAACTTACCCGTTATCGCGATGCTTACAAAAGGAGATTAGCAGGTTTTACCGATGATGAATTTTACGGTGAAGACGCGGACGGTAATGCGCTTATCACTCCCAAGGTGACTTTAGATGGATTACAGAGGGCTCAAGAACGGGCCAGGCGCAACAAGGATGTATCACTTTTGGTAACCATTGGGATTTATGCCCTAAACATAGTGGATGCAAATGTGGATGCTCACTTATTACAATATAATGTTGACGAAAATCTTTCTTTTAGGCCTCATGTAAAATACAATCAGTTAGAGAATATGTCGGACTACGGATTAACCCTAAATTTTAATTTTTAAAATGAAAATAGGACTGCTCGGATACGGTAAAATGGGAAAGGAAATCGAGAAGATGGCCAGTCACAGAGGTCATGAAATCACATTGAAGGTGAATGATTCTAATGACAAAATTATCCTTGACGATGTTGATGTTGCAATTGACTTTAGTCTTCCTTCCGTCGCATTTAAAAATATTTCGGATTGCATAAATAATAAAACTCCAATAATTTCTGGAACAACAGGTTGGCTAGATAAATATGAAGAAATAGTTGAACTTTGTAAATGTAAAGGTGGTACATTCTTATATGCTTCAAATTTTAGTCTAGGCGTGAATATTTTTTTCAAGATAAATGAAGTTCTAGCAACTCTTATGAAGAATCACAATCAATATGAAGCTAGCATTGAAGAGATTCATCACACTCAAAAATTAGACGCTCCCAGCGGAACTGCTATTACCTTAGCGAAACAAATCATAGAAAATACAAACTATACTAATTGGACTTCTAACCGTCCTC
Encoded here:
- a CDS encoding quinoprotein glucose dehydrogenase encodes the protein MKNLFSCATLLFLMSISCTDESKNTDTAEETTQASKDSIKNEEAENKNGYEIIVPDLSIAWGFVFLQDESMLIGEQNGDLILFKDGKKSDVTGMPEVYHRGQGGLLDIKLHPNYKDNGYIYITYASPTGSGDGGNTAIMRTKLNGTALTDQKVLYKAEPNTTAGQHFGSRIAFDDEGYLYFSAGERGNRDDNPQDITRDNGKIYRLKDDGTIPNDNPFYNQSGAKKAIYSYGHRNPQGMDIHPTTRKIWTHEHGPRGGDEINIIKKGANYGWPVISYGINYDGTPFTDITAKEGMEQPIHYWDPSIAPSGMAFITSDKYPGWKGNLLIGSLKFQYVANCFINGDKVTKEEKLLEGIGRVRTINQGPDGYIYVSVENVGIVKLLPK
- a CDS encoding uridine kinase, encoding MLIIGIAGGTGCGKTTVVKQILNELPKGQVGVISQDSYYKDTSHLAYEERIAINFDHPRSIDFELLEEHLQQLRLGKSIEQPVYSFIEHNRTGDTVTTRPRNVMIVEGILILTNPELREMFDIKIFVHADSDERLIRRLKRDITERGRDLDEVLNRYQNTLKPMHQQFIEPMKEYADIIIPNNKYNTVAVDIVRTIINHRL
- a CDS encoding PRC-barrel domain-containing protein, whose product is MTNNKKHLHNLDELSDYKVADGYPNVKGWSVKDKDNRVIGEVENLLVNLEAQRVVYLDVEVDKTILDANYDPYSSSAHSEVREFINKDGENHVIIPIGLVDINEAQKFVYTQTVDHRTFAETKRYRQGSDINRNYEVAVLDSYNRHDDKNQLSEDQVRSIVRDEVKGLDTTNSKEKEYRNDNKVREIVRDEVHSIDSTKSRSEYIEDEIASLEERKNSRLSDDRKRLHRDDFDRKDSDHKDHKGLDFDHDNDGNPNITDPDYYKEKGRKLKNTDFDHDNDGNPNITDPDYYTRDKSKGRRTDFDHDNDGNPNISDRDNYDRDKSNSRRNDFDDDNDGNPNITDRDYFDKDRSKNKGIDFDNDNDGNPNITDPDYYEEKLKGSKHYDSDNDGIPDDMDSDTYDNDLERRRRNNDIDDDDDFYDRREFRNQRFRKD
- a CDS encoding Cell division protein FtsB (manually curated), producing the protein MTKKKNPNSKYYKPFKNMFVIILLAFAVWMFFFDANSWLIHHELNNDIDDLEQEKEYYQKEIAKDNKSIKELSTDDGIEKLAREKYYMKKENEEIYIIEYEDSIANDDD
- a CDS encoding methylmalonyl-CoA mutase; protein product: MADSLFDEFSKVSTKQWKQQIQFDLNGLDYNNALIWNSPEGIDVKPFYNEDDAVFHEKDSPEAEKREWFITDSIFVADVSRSNENALDKIERGTESIKFIIPDENVDFSLLIKGINPTTCKIQLECLFLSSNYVQKIQKEHKEILFHTDIIGNLARSGNWFKNLKEDYAELSSISKSSNSISIDTTLYQNAGGLIQQQLAYGLAHLNEYLNYFETNKLFKDELNVHFKIAVGSNYFFEIAKVRALRILVKELSVLYNFKINLKVHAIPSKRNKTIYDYNTNLLRTTTECMSAIIGGIDFIENLPYDALYHKNNEFGDRIARNQLLILKHESGFEETANSVEGCYYIESITKQLAEKALTIFKEIEKNGGFLENLKTNKLQSKIKESADKEQSRFDSDEKKLVGTNFVINTKDRMKDELQLYPFIKRHARKTLIQPIIERRLSEELEKKRLEEEN